In Palaemon carinicauda isolate YSFRI2023 chromosome 21, ASM3689809v2, whole genome shotgun sequence, the following proteins share a genomic window:
- the LOC137615115 gene encoding uncharacterized protein, with protein sequence MDRMYRKDSTISSKISEYDNVPILPRNYYDHQYRDQDDLLVPTTNAHITPTKTHHHQEIPRPAPRYHSFPVDTAPPVPPHQVPLVNSHDQTTSSSPLHHTNGSSVESHTPPSEVNQKPSAFPLEQEDYDSLDARLVMQHRKMLKQKKEQEELQQKLQKQQKHNQHTQTPLSPQQEHPPEGKTQQGQISKSPSSDQKGKQESRNFKKTSPRPWGPPPAIGALPPPLGKPTSSRIPSPQPPHSPRAQLVARWNVRRRGGRSARSHSWKNSWVIIDVPLSSSFQEFSSFALSSSCVCYLRLEWGGEESKRSPRGVLEEEKESYILPDTCLFSLRPPSVMDKFRCRITK encoded by the exons ATGGATCGAATGTACAGAAAAGACTCGACCATTTCGTCGAAGATCTCCGAGTACGACAACGTCCCAATCCTCCCTCGTAACTACTACGACCACCAGTACAGGGACCAGGACGACTTGCTGGTCCCTACGACCAACGCCCACATCACGCCCACCAAGACCCACCACCACCAGGAGATTCCCAGGCCCGCCCCCAGGTACCACAGTTTCCCTGTGGACACGGCTCCTCCAGTGCCTCCTCACCAGGTCCCACTCGTCAATTCACATGACCAG ACCACCAGTTCCTCGCCGCTCCACCACACCAACGGCTCCTCGGTGGAGAGCCACACGCCTCCTTCGGAGGTGAATCAAAAGCCGAGCGCTTTCCCTCTGGAGCAGGAAGACTACGACAGCCTGGACGCTCGGCTGGTCATGCAGCACCGGAAGATGCTCAAGCAGAAGAAGGAGCAGGAGGAGCTGCAGCAGAAACTGCAGAAGCAGCAGAAGCACAACCAGCACACGCAGACCCCGCTGAGTCCTCAGCAGGAGCACCCGCCGGAGGGGAAGACCCAGCAGGGGCAGATTTCTAAGTCTCCCTCATCGGACCAGAAGGGCAAGCAGGAGAGTAG AAATTTCAAAAAAAcatccccccgcccctggggccctccccctgccattggggccctccccccgcccctggggaAGCCCACATCGTCTCGCATTCCTTCCCCACAACCTCCTCACTCTCCCCGAGCTCAACTTGTTGCTCGCTGGAACGTGAGGCGGAGAGGGGGACGTTCGGCTCGCTCTCACTCCTGGAAAAATTCTTGGGTGATCATAGATGTCCCTTTAAGTTCCTCATTTCAAGAGTTCAGTTCTTTCGCCCTGTCCTCTTCGTGCGTTTGCTATCTGCGGTTAGAATGGGGAGGAGAGGAGTCTAAGAGGAGTCCTAGAGGAGtcttggaagaggaaaaggagTCTTATATCCTTCCTGACACTTGTCTCTTTAGTTTAAGACCTCCTTCTGTAATGGATAAGTTCAGGTGTCGTATAACGAAGTGA